CAGCGGCGAGCGCCGCTTGAGATATGGATCCAGCGCCTGGGCCAGATGCAGGTGGGTGAGTACGTTCACCGTGACACTGCGCATCAGGGTATCGTCATTGCACTGGCGCAGGTTTTTCTCCGGCCCGTGCTTGTCCCAATGCAGAATGCCACAGCAGACCACCACCCAGTTCGGCACCGGCCGCTCCGCCAGCCAACCGTTGATCACCGCAACACTCCCGGGGTCTTCCAGTTCTGCCGTGCAATGCTGGTGGGTATCACCAAGCAGATCGATGTCGTGGCGACTGATCGTCAACAACACGGCGTCGGGGTACTGGCTGTGCAGAGTTTGCAGCAGCGCCTGGCCGAGGCCGCCGCTGGCACCGGCCAGTAAAATACACTGCGGTGGAGGATTTTCTGCGTGTTGCATCGGCGTCCCTGCCAATCTGCTGCTCCGTAACCGGAGCGGTTACTTGTTTGCTTTCGACGGTTTCCGCGAAGACTTGACCGCGGAAGCCAGCGGCTCCTTCATCACCCGTATCATGGGCTCATCGGAACGGAAGATCAGCCCGTGAATTTCCGTGGCGTTCTGCCCCTGCAACAATTGCTGCAGGAACTGCACGATCTGGGCAGAGATTTCCTGCCCCGGCACCAGCACCGGAATCCCAGGCGGATAAGGCACAATTTCGTCGGCGCAGGTGCGCCCGACCAGTTTCTTTTCCGCCGCCACGCCGTTGTCCATCAGCGGCAATTCTTCCGTATCGGAGAAATAGGCATCTGCGGGCAGGCAGTTCAGGTGGGTAAACTCCGGCAACTGCCGCGCGGTGCCCACATGGCTGCGTTTGCGCGGTTGCCGCGCCAGTTGTTTGAGGGCGTGCACCAGGCGCAACAGTTTGCTCTCGGTGCTCCCCAGGGTCACCAGCACGGTTACCGTGTTGTAGGTGGTTTTCTCCACCTGAATACCAAACTGGTCGAATAGTTTTACCTGGATTTCCTTGCCGGAATAGCCGCTGCCGGAAACATCAATAGTGACCTTGGTCGGGTCGAGGCGGATGTTGTCGTTGGCCAGTGGTGCGGGCACCAGGTCTTCCAGCTTCAGTGCGCGGAACACGCCGGTGGCATCCACTTCCCGCCGCAGGGTCGCCACCATCTGCGCGCAGTGGCGCAGGCGGCCGTAACCTTCCATCACCATCTGCTTGCGCGCTACATCCAGGCTCGCAATCATTGAGTACTGCGGGCTGGTGGAGGCGTACATATTCAGGTTTTCACGGAAACGGAATTCATCGAAGTCCGGGTCCTGTACATGGATCATGCTGGCCTGGGAGAAAGCCGACAGCATTTTATGGGTGCTCTGGGTGACGTAATCCGCCCCGCACTCCAGCGCCGTGGGGCGTGTTTCGGTATGGAAGTAGCCGTGCGCGTACCAGGCCTCGTCGATCAGCACCTTGACCCCGCGCTCGTGCGCATAGTCGATGATGGGCTTGAGGTCGTAGCGCAGGCCATCGTAGGTGCAGGAGGTGATCACCAGCAGGCCCGCGTCCGGGTGCTCGTCCAGCGCCTTTTCAATATCCGCGCGGCACACCGGGCCGTAGATACCAAACTCCGGGTGCAGGGTGGACTTGAGATACACCGGCTCGATCCGGTTCATCACCACCGCGTGGTGCACCGACTTGTGACAGGCCTGATCCACAATGATCTTGCCGCCACCACCGAGAATCTGCTGGATCACCACCTTGTTGGCGGTGGAGGTGCCGTTGGTAAGGAAAAAGGTCTTCTCGGCGCCGAACGCCTGCGCCGCCAGATCCTGTGCTTCCTGGATCACGGAGTGGGGCTCCAGCAGGCTGTCCAGCACCTGCACCGAGACCGACAGGTCAGTATTGAATACGTGCTCGCCCATAAAGCGGTAGAAATCACCCACCCACGGGCTGTTGCGCAGGCTGTCGCCACCGGAATGACCGGGGGTGTGCCAGGCATCGCGGGCGGAGAACACGTAATCCTTGAGGGTATCGGCAAAGGGGGTGGAGGCGCGGCGGGCAATGAAAGCCTGCACCAGGCGGAACATGTGGTTGAAATTGCACTCGCGCCGGTCGAACAGCTCATCAAAGCGCTTGCGTACCGAGGCAGGAGCGCCACCCTGGTCGTTCAGGAATGAGTCTTGCGCCACCAGGAAGACATTTAGCTGGGCGCGCAGCGCGTGCATGCGGTCCGCCAGCTGCTCCGCATCCTTGAGCTCATCGGGGCTGCAGCCACCATCAATAATCAGCGCCTGCAGCTGGTCTTCCTCCCGCAGGCAACGCTCCAGCGCGCTCGTGGCCACAGCTTCAAAGCGCAGGCCATAAGGGTTCTCGTGCTGCGTGGCGGTCGCATTGAGGGCATTCACCCAGCTGCTACTCAGATCGCGGTCGTTACTGACCAGCGCCACACGGCATTCCAGTGGCTGGCGCTGCTCGCACAGGTTGCCCAGGTCAGGCATTGTCAGTTCTACACCCATAACACTTCTTCTTATCTTTCAGCATAGAAGCCAGATACTAAAGGAGTCAGGCGACGTTTAGTCCCGGCAGGGGGAAATTGGCAAGAACCACCATGAAATGGGGTCGATACGAAATGAAAATACGAGAAATGGCCAGACTTCAGAACTTTGCGCTCTGGACTTCGCCATTGAAATTCAGGCAGTGCTCCACCCGCACGCGCTGCACGGGCGACAGGTCATTGAGGGCAAAGTAATCGTAGGCCGAGTGCTCGGAAGACAGGGTAATTTCGCCGTTGCGATTGGCCCCGCAGGCTTTCAAATGGGCGCGGAAGATAAACACGTGGGAGTTGTACACCCGGTGGTAGTAGACGCCACTGAGGTAGTCGATGACCACGTCCCGGCCCAGCTCTTCCCGGCATTCCCGCAGCAGTGCTTCGTGGATGGTTTCACCCAGGTCCAATGCCCCACCGGGCAGGCCCCAGGTTTTGTCGGCATAGGTCGCCCGCAGCTGCAACACCTCCCCCTCCGCATTGGTGATCACCGCGTGCGCACTCAGCTTGTAGGTATCGTCAAATCCCATCCGTGAACCTTCAGCGTGACTCAGCTACCGGTACCCCGAGCCAGCTCAAAGCCGATTCCCAGGGTCTGTACCGATTCATCGTAGTCGATCAGGCTCTCACCGTAGCCATTGAAGTACTTCACATAGCCGCGTACCCGGTTCCCCACCGGGAAGCTCCAGCGCAACTCTCCGGCGCCCTTGTTATCCGAGCGCAGGTTGTTGCGCACCAGGATCGAAACATTGTGGCCATTGCGCTCTACGCCGCCCACAAATTCAAAGTGCCCCAGGTAAAACTCCAGATCGGGGTTGTCATCCTCCTCCGCCGATTCCGGGATGCGGTACCAGGGCTTGATGGCGAAATAGACGCCGTCCCGCTCGAACGCGAAATTGGCGTAGATACGGTTCCAGCTGCGGGAAAGTGGCTCACTGCGACCATTGGACTGGTGGTTAAACGCGATCTGGTTGGCGACGTTCTGAAAGCCGAAGATAGTCCAGTCGTTGAGCCAGGTCATGATCAACTCAGGCTCGTGATTGGTCTCGCGAAACGGCGAAGACTCATCCGAGTTATACGCCTGCCAGAAAGAGCGGTTGGTGTAGGCGAAACTCATGAACGAGGCATTGCCCAGAAACCCGCGCCACACCGGCACCTGCACCGACAGCTGGAACTGCATCTCAACGCTGTCCAGGTCGACATCGCGTTCCGGAGCGTAATCTTCCAGACCGCCCTTGTTAGGTTTGGGGTTATAGGTCAGCGGCAGCAGGTAGTTGGTTTTGTGGGAGGCCAGGGTAAACGGGTTTTCGGCGGCATCGCGAATTGCCTGGGCCCGCCGGCTCACCAGCACGCCCCCCTCGGCACCGGGTTCCACCTCGGGCACCGAGGCAAACAATGGCGTCTCTTCCACCTGTCGGCCGTCGCGCATGACCGCCAGCCGACAGCGGATGCGCATTTCTTCCAGGGTGATGTTGGCCGGAGCCGTCAGCAACTGCTCGCGCAGGCAGTTCTGTTGACGTCGTTCCGCACTTTGCAGGGAGTCGTCGGTCTGCAGCAGCTCGATCTCCTCGTAGGCGGAAACCGGCGGTTCCTCATCCTCCGCGGCCACCCCCACCGCACACAGTATGGACGCCGCTGCCAACAAGCCAACAGTGATTGAGTGCAGAAAAAAACGGCGGGGGAATAGCAAAACTGGCGCTCCTGAGTGAATTCAGGGCGCCAGTTTACATGGTTTGCACACCGATAACGTGCAGTCGGTCAGGCTATTGGGCAGAGGCCCTAGCAGAGCGCGGTAAATTCCGGGGCCATCTCCAGGCCGCGCAGGCGCACCTGCCACAGGCGCCCGGTGCTGCTGGGCCAGTCGTAGCCCACCAGTAACCCCTTGGGGTCAACATAACAGTGGGTGTCCCGCTCGGCTTCGTCGCCCTGATAGGAAAATACGGTGATATCCGGACCCAGGTCGTGAACGCCCTGAATATTGGCGTCGCCCGCCATGCGGCCCGCGCGACGGTGGCTCACCCGTGGCGCGAGCAGCTTGCCGCGCTGGGAAGGGTCAACGATATCCGGTGCAACCACCTCACAACCAAACTCCATATCGCTCAGGCGCAACAGCAGCGGCCCCATGAAGATGCGCATCAGCGGGAACAGCAGCCGGTTTTGGCCCTCGATCACGCTCTGCTGCAGGCCATTGGGGCCGGTCCATTCCGCCTCGATGGCATCCCCCATACGGGGCGGCCGCCCGCTCTGGGGCGCGAGACGATAGTGGGCATTCACCTCATCGACCTCGTCTTTCCAGGTAATCTGGCATTCGGTGACCAGCCCCGCGTCCATCAACGCGCGCACTTCGATACCGTGCCCCTCCTCACCGACCAGCCGCCGGCTTACCAGCAAACGCCGGCCCTGCGCATCGCTGCCCAGTTGCCAGTCATCCTGCACCGGCATGGCTCTGCCATCGCAGCTGTATTCGTAGCGGCCCTGGGCCAGGTTAGTAGTCAATCGCATAAGATTGTCGTCCGTGATTTCTCTTGATGCTGAGGGGGATTCTACTGATGCAAACGCACAAAATTGATGCATAGTTAACGCGCTCTTGCCTGCAAAAAGTATTGCACAAGGAGTCAAGTTTGCTGCGGATTTGTGACGTTTAGTGGAAATTTTTATGTGGCCCTCACACCCTGACAACGCGGAAAGCCGAAGCGAAAATCGGGATGCTTTCCCGCGGTAATAACCTAAAAATTGTTTAATGCACGTGAGTAACCACTTTGGGGCATAATCAGCGGGTTTATTCCATCGCATCAAGTAAGGAGAAGGCCATCATGCTCGAATGGCTCAATGCGCATATTGCTTACTGGCACTGGCTGGTACTGGGGCTGTTACTGGTCACTGCGGAGATTTTCGTTTCCGGTTTTATTCTGTTCTGGTTTGGCCTCGCCGCGCTGTTTATGGGTGTGCTGCTACTAGCGGTGGGCATGCCCATCACCGCACAGCTGCTGCTGTGGGCGGGGATGTCG
This Microbulbifer sp. Q7 DNA region includes the following protein-coding sequences:
- a CDS encoding SDR family NAD(P)-dependent oxidoreductase — its product is MQHAENPPPQCILLAGASGGLGQALLQTLHSQYPDAVLLTISRHDIDLLGDTHQHCTAELEDPGSVAVINGWLAERPVPNWVVVCCGILHWDKHGPEKNLRQCNDDTLMRSVTVNVLTHLHLAQALDPYLKRRSPLTWASLSAKVGSIEDNHLGGWYSYRMSKAALNMLVRNLSIEWGRKVDQCRVVAVHPGTTDTPLSEPFQENIPADKLYTPAQSAERIVTVLQQLREEDHGKLLFWDGSPIPW
- a CDS encoding aminotransferase class I/II-fold pyridoxal phosphate-dependent enzyme codes for the protein MGVELTMPDLGNLCEQRQPLECRVALVSNDRDLSSSWVNALNATATQHENPYGLRFEAVATSALERCLREEDQLQALIIDGGCSPDELKDAEQLADRMHALRAQLNVFLVAQDSFLNDQGGAPASVRKRFDELFDRRECNFNHMFRLVQAFIARRASTPFADTLKDYVFSARDAWHTPGHSGGDSLRNSPWVGDFYRFMGEHVFNTDLSVSVQVLDSLLEPHSVIQEAQDLAAQAFGAEKTFFLTNGTSTANKVVIQQILGGGGKIIVDQACHKSVHHAVVMNRIEPVYLKSTLHPEFGIYGPVCRADIEKALDEHPDAGLLVITSCTYDGLRYDLKPIIDYAHERGVKVLIDEAWYAHGYFHTETRPTALECGADYVTQSTHKMLSAFSQASMIHVQDPDFDEFRFRENLNMYASTSPQYSMIASLDVARKQMVMEGYGRLRHCAQMVATLRREVDATGVFRALKLEDLVPAPLANDNIRLDPTKVTIDVSGSGYSGKEIQVKLFDQFGIQVEKTTYNTVTVLVTLGSTESKLLRLVHALKQLARQPRKRSHVGTARQLPEFTHLNCLPADAYFSDTEELPLMDNGVAAEKKLVGRTCADEIVPYPPGIPVLVPGQEISAQIVQFLQQLLQGQNATEIHGLIFRSDEPMIRVMKEPLASAVKSSRKPSKANK
- a CDS encoding NUDIX hydrolase, with product MGFDDTYKLSAHAVITNAEGEVLQLRATYADKTWGLPGGALDLGETIHEALLRECREELGRDVVIDYLSGVYYHRVYNSHVFIFRAHLKACGANRNGEITLSSEHSAYDYFALNDLSPVQRVRVEHCLNFNGEVQSAKF
- a CDS encoding phospholipase A is translated as MLFPRRFFLHSITVGLLAAASILCAVGVAAEDEEPPVSAYEEIELLQTDDSLQSAERRQQNCLREQLLTAPANITLEEMRIRCRLAVMRDGRQVEETPLFASVPEVEPGAEGGVLVSRRAQAIRDAAENPFTLASHKTNYLLPLTYNPKPNKGGLEDYAPERDVDLDSVEMQFQLSVQVPVWRGFLGNASFMSFAYTNRSFWQAYNSDESSPFRETNHEPELIMTWLNDWTIFGFQNVANQIAFNHQSNGRSEPLSRSWNRIYANFAFERDGVYFAIKPWYRIPESAEEDDNPDLEFYLGHFEFVGGVERNGHNVSILVRNNLRSDNKGAGELRWSFPVGNRVRGYVKYFNGYGESLIDYDESVQTLGIGFELARGTGS